CTGCGGTAATGACGACGGGGACAACGACTCCACTCAGTATCGCTTCTTCATCACAAAGCTCAGTAAGAAAAGCGAGTTCAGATATAGTCGCAGTGTGGGAAACAAGGGCAGTTGGAAACAGCAAGACAAGAGCAAACCTGTTCGAAAGAACGGAGGAATAGTGATTGGATACAAGAAGAGCATGTCTTACGTGAATAAGGGATATAATCGAGACAATGGACATTGGTTGATGAAGGAGTACGACCTCTCTACGAAAATTCTTGACAAATTTGACAATGATTGCAGAGATTATGTGTTGTGTGCTATTAAGAAGAGAACTCCCACCAAAGATGACACAATGACGTTGATGAATACTGTTTCTGAAGAATGCAGGAATTTGGAGCACCAAACCTCGGCGGCTGTTGAATCGACTAGTTATGATGAGGCATTAGTAGTGGATGCAAGGGAGCTCCAATCAGAGTTGCAGAACAATATGCACAAGGAGGCAGACATGGTCGTTGAGCCATTATCATCCCCTTATACTGGCACAAACATCGTCGTTGAGCCATTATCAGTCCCTAATACTTTTGAAGGCACAAACATCGTCGTTGAACCATTACCAGCCCCTTATACTTTTGAACCTACGTACATGCTAGATTTTGATTATCAATATTTACCTGCTGACTTTGATTGTCTAAGAAGCATTACGGATTCATTATGTAGTTATTAGAATTCGAACAAGCTGTATAAATCTTTTTTAAGGTATGATTGAGCATTTATTAAATTCAAGCAAGTGTTCGGATTAGGCTCTTTGGCATACAAAAATATAGACCTCTTAATTAGCTTCTTATTGATATATGAATTTCCCCTTGTGTATGATCCTCTGTTTCCTCATATGTTGTGATTCTAACATTAATCTTTTCCACCATTATGTCACGGTTAATTCCTAAATATACATGAGTACAATTGATCTCTTAATCCTGATGCTTCAGAGAATAGCAAGAACTTGTATTGAGCCCATTTGCTATGAGTAAGACTGAACCTAaggtataaatattttgaagaactAATTCCGATCCaatcatatattttgaaaaaataaaatttgaagtcCAATCCATACTCCAAACCAATTTTATTACTAGGTTGTTATAGAGAGGTTTGACTCTATC
This region of Solanum dulcamara chromosome 9, daSolDulc1.2, whole genome shotgun sequence genomic DNA includes:
- the LOC129904089 gene encoding NAC domain-containing protein 41-like gives rise to the protein MENLKEGFRFSPTDAEAITFLLRFIAGKAMNDSGFITTNVDTYSKQLEPWDIYSHGIPCGNDDGDNDSTQYRFFITKLSKKSEFRYSRSVGNKGSWKQQDKSKPVRKNGGIVIGYKKSMSYVNKGYNRDNGHWLMKEYDLSTKILDKFDNDCRDYVLCAIKKRTPTKDDTMTLMNTVSEECRNLEHQTSAAVESTSYDEALVVDARELQSELQNNMHKEADMVVEPLSSPYTGTNIVVEPLSVPNTFEGTNIVVEPLPAPYTFEPTYMLDFDYQYLPADFDCLRSITDSLCSY